One window from the genome of Oryza glaberrima chromosome 3, OglaRS2, whole genome shotgun sequence encodes:
- the LOC127765302 gene encoding probable histone H2AXa yields MSSSQGGGGRGKAKTTKAVSRSSKAGLQFPVGRIARYLKAGKYAERVGAGAPVYLSAVLEYLAAEVLELAGNAARDNKKNRIVPRHIQLAVRNDEELSRLLGTVTIAAGGVLPNIQQVLLPKKGGGKGDIGSASQEF; encoded by the exons ATGAGTTCCTctcagggaggcggcggccgcggcaagGCGAAGACGACGAAGGCGGTGTCGCGGTCGTCCAAGGCCGGGCTCCAGTTCCCCGTCGGCCGCATCGCCCGCTACCTCAAGGCCGGCAAGTACGCGGagcgcgtcggcgccggcgcccccgTCTACCTCTCCGCCGTCCTCGAGTACCTCGCCGCCGAG GTGCTGGAGCTGGCCGGGAACGCGGCGAGGGACAACAAGAAGAACAGGATCGTGCCGCGGCACATCCAGCTGGCGGTGCGCAACGACGAGGAGCTGAGCAGGCTGCTGGGCACCGTCAcgatcgccgccggcggcgtgctgCCCAACATCCAGCAGGTCCTGCTTCCCAAGaagggcggcggcaagggcgaCATCGGCTCCGCCTCCCAGGAGTTTTGA
- the LOC127765301 gene encoding uncharacterized protein LOC127765301, translated as MTSDASPQPIQSAKSAVESLAAVLGAALPGTLASADDPANALLHDAGVARAVVGRLRREGSGAGNDGLCRWLYDAFQSNLPEIQLAVLRFVPALAGVYMSRAVSRKPLAGFEAVLLALYAHAAAQRGSGEAETVSLPNLANPSVYHDAKVPPKTKAAELDVAVLSPALEPHGTMRATRRARIVGAVLELYHGKLAIMPLSSKMEFCEFCVAWTGNRSKLDDKPRVAAASEPAAAEEKLRRVPLPWELFQPVLRIVAHCLLGPTNSDELKTQATRAAECMYWRAAETMDARSVLAARSLVRLSQMTEEPIPEPSFSGAVETNMAELEAMRANILSNKN; from the coding sequence atgacgtccgACGCGTCGCCGCAGCCCATCCAGAGCGCCAAGTCAGCCGTGGagtccctcgccgccgtcctcggtGCCGCGCTCCCGGGCACCCTCGCCTCGGCCGACGACCCCGCGAACGCGCTCCTCCacgacgccggcgtcgcccgCGCCGTGGTGGGGCGCCTCCGCAGGGAAGGGTCGGGCGCCGGGAACGACGGGCTCTGCCGGTGGCTCTACGACGCGTTCCAGTCGAACCTCCCGGAGATCCAGCTCGCCGTGCTCCGTTTCGTCCCGGCCCTCGCCGGCGTGTACATGTCCCGCGCCGTCTCGAGGAAGCCGCTCGCCGGGTTCGAGGCCGTGCTCCTGGCGCTGTACGCGCACGCCGCGGCGCAGCGGGGCTCCGGGGAGGCCGAGACCGTGTCGCTGCCGAACCTGGCCAACCCCAGCGTGTACCACGACGCGAAGGTGCCGCCCAAGACCAAGGCCGCCGAGCTCGACGTCGCCGTGCTCTCCCCCGCTCTGGAGCCCCACGGCACCATGCGCGCCACGCGCCGCGCCCGGATCGTCGGCGCCGTGCTGGAGCTCTACCACGGCAAGCTCGCCATCATGCCGCTCTCCTCCAAGATGGAATTCTGCGAGTTCTGCGTCGCCTGGACCGGGAACCGCAGCAAGCTGGACGACAAGCCGCGCGTCGCGGCTGCCTccgagcctgccgccgccgaggagaagTTGCGGAGGGTGCCATTGCCATGGGAGCTGTTCCAGCCGGTGCTGCGGATCGTGGCACACTGCCTGCTGGGCCCGACGAACTCCGACGAGCTGAAGACGCAGGCCACCCGCGCCGCGGAGTGCATGTACTGGAGAGCCGCGGAGACCATGGACGCGCGCTCGGTGCTCGCCGCCAGGAGCCTCGTCCGGCTGTCCCAGATGACGGAGGAGCCGATCCCTGAGCCGTCCTTCTCCGGCGCCGTCGAGACGAACATGGCGGAGCTGGAGGCCATGAGGGCTAACATCCTTAGCAACaagaactga
- the LOC127767348 gene encoding SWI/SNF complex subunit SWI3D-like isoform X1, with the protein MEPKSSASAAHQGGDAPAEAPRRRGGGGKRKSGGSSFTPSKRHAKERNAAFHVPPHLLHSGPLTRAARQSPHKLAEEAAAAAAAGAGGSGAGGGKGGGDVIRLEGEEAPTEETPLVDEVFEAVRSRGAGVHVVPTFAGWFSWKEIHPIEKQMLPSFFNGKSDKRTPETYLGIRNFIMLKFHANPQLQLESKDLAELSIGEADAHQEVLKFLDHWGLINFHPFLPAGQEESKPEEAHGKSHSEEKASVLEQLFKFESVQSYMIPLPKKGEVETPAPLPSLLPDPALVEDVVSAAEPSVEYHCNSCSVDCSKKRYHCRTQADFDLCSDCYNEGKFDIGMAKTDFILMDSSEVSGASGTSWTDEETLLLLEALEIFGGKWTEIAEHVATKTKAQCMLHFLQMQIEDRFHGDEDINQNIQENTEQASAEKGAAEIPDKMEVEEKAEGKDTAGEKTPEKAEGNSVEAQTEDGNAIENKDANNSGGTDSVKSLNTDEPKKSSDADPPKSSSDAEPVVKENSVDVDTSRENASNFAIDTLKSAFEAVGYFPEHEGSFADAGNPVMALASFLAGLVEDDTATNSCRSSLKAISEVSPALQLATRHCFILEDPPSDVKDMSGNASTTSTDGDKRKDKDKTQDSIDSEVEGINKKGETVLSVEGKKSYPISPKGQDTDKKDECDEDPSVDPKHNNGKESDDPVSLDKSVSNNKKGINSSKDSVTPLNITNQCGMITSQGFVTGNTMETSNPEMIEDKASSEVNPADDSSLEGKVEMKKTKDAVANATTAQEQKQSQILENGKMEEPKSTEDVAADEENSSRVTANLTDSITRLKRAAATAISAAAVKAKLLADHEEEQIRQLAALMIDKLYRKVEAKVSFLTEVEHLVQRTREYTEKTRKKLLMERNAIIAARMGSLPSRPNQPGAAGNRLPAGYGGPIVRPPPNAMPRPSS; encoded by the exons atggagCCCaagtcgtcggcgtcggcggctcaTCAGGGGGGCGACGCGCCGGCCGAGGCGCCGcgcaggcgcggcggcggcgggaagcgcAAGTCGGGCGGGTCGTCGTTCACCCCGTCGAAGAGGCACGCCAAGGAGCGGAACGCGGCCTTCCACGTGCCCCCTCACCTGCTGCACAGCGGGCCGCtcacccgcgccgcgcgccagtCGCCGCACAAgctcgcggaggaggcggcggccgcggcggcggcgggggccggcggatcgggggcgggcggcgggaagGGTGGCGGGGACGTGATCCGGctcgaaggggaggaggcgcccACCGAGGAGACGCCTCTGGTGGACGAGGTGTTCGAGGCCGTCCGAtcccgcggcgccggcgtccaTGTGGTCCCTACCTTCGCCG GATGGTTTTCATGGAAGGAAATCCACCCAATTGAGAAGCAAATGTTGCCTTCTTTTTTCAATGGCAAATCTGACAAGCGGACACCTGAGACATATTTAGGGATCAGAAATTTCATCATGTTGAAATTTCATGCTAATCCTCAGTTGCAGCTGGAGTCCAAAGATTTGGCTGAGCTATCGATTGGGGAGGCTGATGCTCATCAGGAAGTGTTGAAGTTCCTGGACCACTGGGGCTTGATCAATTTCCACCCTTTTCTACCAGCTGGACAAGAGGAGAGTAAGCCAGAGGAGGCCCATGGCAAGTCTCACAGTGAGGAGAAAGCTTCAGTGCTTGAACAgctgtttaaatttgaatcagtTCAATCATATATGATCCCTTTACCAAAGAAAGGGGAAGTGGAAACTCCAGCTCCTCTGCCTAGTTTGCTTCCTGATCCTGCACTAGTTGAAGATGTAGTTTCAGCAGCCGAGCCCTCTGTTGAGTACCATTGCAATTCCTGCTCTGTTGATTGCTCAAAGAAGCGTTACCATTGCCGGACCCAG GCAGATTTTGACCTTTGTTCTGATTGCTACAACGAGGGAAAGTTTGATATAGGCATGGCAAAAACCGATTTCATCCTCATGGATTCTTCTGAAGTTTCTGGTGCTAGTGGTACTAGTTGGACTGACGAAGAGACATTGCTTCTTTTAGAAGCTTTGGAAATTTTTGGTGGAAAATGGACTGAGATAGCTGAACATGTTGCTACAAAAACAAAAGCTCAGTGCATGCTGCACTTCCTTCAAATGCAAATTGAGGACCGCTTTCATGGCGATGAAGATATTAATCAAAATATCCAGGAAAACACAGAGCAAGCTTCAGCAGAAAAAGGCGCTGCTGAAATACCTGATAAAATGGAAGTTGAAGAGAAAGCAGAAGGAAAAGATACTGCAGGTGAGAAAACTCCAGAGAAAGCAGAGGGCAATAGTGTAGAAGCACAAACGGAAGATGGAAATGCTATTGAAAATAAAGATGCCAATAATTCAGGTGGCACAGATTCAGTTAAATCTCTAAACACTGATGAGCCAAAAAAATCTTCTGATGCTGACCCACCGAAAAGTTCATCCGATGCTGAACCTGTAGTGAAGGAAAATTCTGTTGATGTTGATACTTCTCGTGAAAATGCATCAAACTTTGCTATTGATACATTGAAATCCGCATTTGAGGCTGTTGGTTACTTCCCAGAACATGAAGGTTCATTTGCTGATGCAGGAAATCCTGTTATGGCACTG GCATCATTTTTAGCTGGTCTTGTGGAAGATGACACCGCAACCAATTCATGTCGAAGTTCACTAAAAGCTATCTCTGAGGTTTCTCCTGCACTTCAGTTGGCAACTAGACACTGCTTTATTCTTGAGGATCCACCAAGTGATGTGAAAGACATGTCTGGCAATGCAAG TACTACAAGCACAGATGGtgataaaagaaaagacaagGATAAGACTCAAGATTCAATTGATAGTGAAGTGGAAGGCATAAATAAAAAGGGAGAGACGGTTCTATCtgttgaagggaaaaaaagttaTCCCATTTCACCAAAAGGCCAAGACACAGACAAAAAGGATGAATGTGATGAGGACCCCTCAGTGGATCCTAAACACAATAATGGTAAGGAGTCAGATGATCCTGTTTCTCTGGATAAAAGTGTGTCCAACAACAAAAAAGGTATAAACTCCAGTAAAGATTCAGTTACTCCACTGAATATTACAAATCAATGTGGTATGATAACTTCTCAAGGGTTTGTCACAGGAAATACCATGGAAACAAGTAATCCTGAAATGATAGAGGACAAAGCAAGTTCTGAAGTCAACCCTGCTGATGATTCATCTTTAGAAGGCAAGGTTGAGATGAAGAAGACCAAAGATGCAGTTGCTAATGCAACTACCGCACAGGAACAAAAGCAAAGCCAAATATTGGAAAATGGCAAGATGGAAG AACCTAAGAGTACTGAAGATGTTGCTGCCGATGAAGAGAACAGCTCTAGAGTAACCGCCAACCTCACGGATTCCATAACTAGGCTGAAGCGAGCAGCCGCTACAGCTATTTCTGCAGCTGCTGTGAAGGCAAAACTCCTTGCTGACCATGAGGAAGAACAAATCCGTCAGCTGGCTGCGCTGATGATTGACAAACTG TATCGGAAAGTAGAGGCGAAGGTGTCTTTTCTCACCGAAGTTGAACACCTGGTCCAGAGAACAAGAGAATACACTGAAAAGACTAGAAAGAAGCTTCTGATGGAGCGAAATGCGATAATCGCTGCCCGCATGGGTTCATTGCCATCTAGGCCAAACCAGCCCGGTGCAGCCGGCAACAGATTACCAGCTGGATATGGAGGCCCCATCGTGAGACCACCACCAAATGCAATGCCCCGCCCTAGCAGCTGA
- the LOC127767348 gene encoding SWI/SNF complex subunit SWI3D-like isoform X2 — protein MEPKSSASAAHQGGDAPAEAPRRRGGGGKRKSGGSSFTPSKRHAKERNAAFHVPPHLLHSGPLTRAARQSPHKLAEEAAAAAAAGAGGSGAGGGKGGGDVIRLEGEEAPTEETPLVDEVFEAVRSRGAGVHVVPTFAGWFSWKEIHPIEKQMLPSFFNGKSDKRTPETYLGIRNFIMLKFHANPQLQLESKDLAELSIGEADAHQEVLKFLDHWGLINFHPFLPAGQEESKPEEAHGKSHSEEKASVLEQLFKFESVQSYMIPLPKKGEVETPAPLPSLLPDPALVEDVVSAAEPSVEYHCNSCSVDCSKKRYHCRTQADFDLCSDCYNEGKFDIGMAKTDFILMDSSEVSGASGTSWTDEETLLLLEALEIFGGKWTEIAEHVATKTKAQCMLHFLQMQIEDRFHGDEDINQNIQENTEQASAEKGAAEIPDKMEVEEKAEGKDTAGEKTPEKAEGNSVEAQTEDGNAIENKDANNSGGTDSVKSLNTDEPKKSSDADPPKSSSDAEPVVKENSVDVDTSRENASNFAIDTLKSAFEAVGYFPEHEGSFADAGNPVMALASFLAGLVEDDTATNSCRSSLKAISEVSPALQLATRHCFILEDPPSDVKDMSGNASTTSTDGDKRKDKDKTQDSIDSEVEGINKKGETVLSVEGKKSYPISPKGQDTDKKDECDEDPSVDPKHNNGKESDDPVSLDKSVSNNKKGNTMETSNPEMIEDKASSEVNPADDSSLEGKVEMKKTKDAVANATTAQEQKQSQILENGKMEGNANTAKMVKTVNFNSGPLTYDTCPAEPKSTEDVAADEENSSRVTANLTDSITRLKRAAATAISAAAVKAKLLADHEEEQIRQLAALMIDKLYRKVEAKVSFLTEVEHLVQRTREYTEKTRKKLLMERNAIIAARMGSLPSRPNQPGAAGNRLPAGYGGPIVRPPPNAMPRPSS, from the exons atggagCCCaagtcgtcggcgtcggcggctcaTCAGGGGGGCGACGCGCCGGCCGAGGCGCCGcgcaggcgcggcggcggcgggaagcgcAAGTCGGGCGGGTCGTCGTTCACCCCGTCGAAGAGGCACGCCAAGGAGCGGAACGCGGCCTTCCACGTGCCCCCTCACCTGCTGCACAGCGGGCCGCtcacccgcgccgcgcgccagtCGCCGCACAAgctcgcggaggaggcggcggccgcggcggcggcgggggccggcggatcgggggcgggcggcgggaagGGTGGCGGGGACGTGATCCGGctcgaaggggaggaggcgcccACCGAGGAGACGCCTCTGGTGGACGAGGTGTTCGAGGCCGTCCGAtcccgcggcgccggcgtccaTGTGGTCCCTACCTTCGCCG GATGGTTTTCATGGAAGGAAATCCACCCAATTGAGAAGCAAATGTTGCCTTCTTTTTTCAATGGCAAATCTGACAAGCGGACACCTGAGACATATTTAGGGATCAGAAATTTCATCATGTTGAAATTTCATGCTAATCCTCAGTTGCAGCTGGAGTCCAAAGATTTGGCTGAGCTATCGATTGGGGAGGCTGATGCTCATCAGGAAGTGTTGAAGTTCCTGGACCACTGGGGCTTGATCAATTTCCACCCTTTTCTACCAGCTGGACAAGAGGAGAGTAAGCCAGAGGAGGCCCATGGCAAGTCTCACAGTGAGGAGAAAGCTTCAGTGCTTGAACAgctgtttaaatttgaatcagtTCAATCATATATGATCCCTTTACCAAAGAAAGGGGAAGTGGAAACTCCAGCTCCTCTGCCTAGTTTGCTTCCTGATCCTGCACTAGTTGAAGATGTAGTTTCAGCAGCCGAGCCCTCTGTTGAGTACCATTGCAATTCCTGCTCTGTTGATTGCTCAAAGAAGCGTTACCATTGCCGGACCCAG GCAGATTTTGACCTTTGTTCTGATTGCTACAACGAGGGAAAGTTTGATATAGGCATGGCAAAAACCGATTTCATCCTCATGGATTCTTCTGAAGTTTCTGGTGCTAGTGGTACTAGTTGGACTGACGAAGAGACATTGCTTCTTTTAGAAGCTTTGGAAATTTTTGGTGGAAAATGGACTGAGATAGCTGAACATGTTGCTACAAAAACAAAAGCTCAGTGCATGCTGCACTTCCTTCAAATGCAAATTGAGGACCGCTTTCATGGCGATGAAGATATTAATCAAAATATCCAGGAAAACACAGAGCAAGCTTCAGCAGAAAAAGGCGCTGCTGAAATACCTGATAAAATGGAAGTTGAAGAGAAAGCAGAAGGAAAAGATACTGCAGGTGAGAAAACTCCAGAGAAAGCAGAGGGCAATAGTGTAGAAGCACAAACGGAAGATGGAAATGCTATTGAAAATAAAGATGCCAATAATTCAGGTGGCACAGATTCAGTTAAATCTCTAAACACTGATGAGCCAAAAAAATCTTCTGATGCTGACCCACCGAAAAGTTCATCCGATGCTGAACCTGTAGTGAAGGAAAATTCTGTTGATGTTGATACTTCTCGTGAAAATGCATCAAACTTTGCTATTGATACATTGAAATCCGCATTTGAGGCTGTTGGTTACTTCCCAGAACATGAAGGTTCATTTGCTGATGCAGGAAATCCTGTTATGGCACTG GCATCATTTTTAGCTGGTCTTGTGGAAGATGACACCGCAACCAATTCATGTCGAAGTTCACTAAAAGCTATCTCTGAGGTTTCTCCTGCACTTCAGTTGGCAACTAGACACTGCTTTATTCTTGAGGATCCACCAAGTGATGTGAAAGACATGTCTGGCAATGCAAG TACTACAAGCACAGATGGtgataaaagaaaagacaagGATAAGACTCAAGATTCAATTGATAGTGAAGTGGAAGGCATAAATAAAAAGGGAGAGACGGTTCTATCtgttgaagggaaaaaaagttaTCCCATTTCACCAAAAGGCCAAGACACAGACAAAAAGGATGAATGTGATGAGGACCCCTCAGTGGATCCTAAACACAATAATGGTAAGGAGTCAGATGATCCTGTTTCTCTGGATAAAAGTGTGTCCAACAACAAAAAAG GAAATACCATGGAAACAAGTAATCCTGAAATGATAGAGGACAAAGCAAGTTCTGAAGTCAACCCTGCTGATGATTCATCTTTAGAAGGCAAGGTTGAGATGAAGAAGACCAAAGATGCAGTTGCTAATGCAACTACCGCACAGGAACAAAAGCAAAGCCAAATATTGGAAAATGGCAAGATGGAAG GAAATGCAAACACTGCAAAGATGGTGAAAACTgtgaacttcaactctggtcCTCTTACCTACGATACCTGTCCTGCAGAACCTAAGAGTACTGAAGATGTTGCTGCCGATGAAGAGAACAGCTCTAGAGTAACCGCCAACCTCACGGATTCCATAACTAGGCTGAAGCGAGCAGCCGCTACAGCTATTTCTGCAGCTGCTGTGAAGGCAAAACTCCTTGCTGACCATGAGGAAGAACAAATCCGTCAGCTGGCTGCGCTGATGATTGACAAACTG TATCGGAAAGTAGAGGCGAAGGTGTCTTTTCTCACCGAAGTTGAACACCTGGTCCAGAGAACAAGAGAATACACTGAAAAGACTAGAAAGAAGCTTCTGATGGAGCGAAATGCGATAATCGCTGCCCGCATGGGTTCATTGCCATCTAGGCCAAACCAGCCCGGTGCAGCCGGCAACAGATTACCAGCTGGATATGGAGGCCCCATCGTGAGACCACCACCAAATGCAATGCCCCGCCCTAGCAGCTGA